The proteins below come from a single Prochlorococcus marinus str. MIT 9215 genomic window:
- the rplO gene encoding 50S ribosomal protein L15, whose product MTSTLNTLKSNSGSRKKKLRKGRGIAAGQGASCGFGMRGQKSRSGRPTRPGFEGGQMPLYRRVPKLKHFEIINQKNFSIINLEKLNDFKDNDTVNIDSLVKKGLIFKPKFPLKILGNGKINVKLKVQAHAFTKVAKQKIEAAGGSCELINNK is encoded by the coding sequence ATGACTTCAACATTAAATACACTTAAATCAAACTCTGGCTCGAGAAAGAAAAAATTAAGAAAAGGTAGAGGTATTGCTGCCGGTCAAGGAGCTTCTTGTGGTTTCGGAATGAGAGGACAAAAGTCACGTTCTGGAAGACCCACTCGTCCTGGTTTTGAAGGTGGCCAAATGCCCCTATATAGAAGAGTTCCAAAATTAAAGCACTTTGAAATAATTAATCAAAAGAACTTTTCCATAATTAATTTAGAGAAATTAAATGATTTCAAAGATAACGATACTGTAAATATAGATTCACTAGTTAAGAAAGGATTGATCTTCAAGCCAAAATTTCCCTTAAAAATCCTTGGTAACGGAAAAATTAATGTAAAGCTAAAAGTGCAGGCTCATGCATTCACCAAAGTTGCAAAACAAAAAATTGAGGCCGCAGGTGGATCCTGTGAGCTTATAAATAATAAATAA
- the secY gene encoding preprotein translocase subunit SecY yields the protein MFVNKSRNPSASEILSQLFLNKELRSRVLTTLGLLLLVRLGIYIPMPGIDRVAFKSFIDQGGQLIGFLDIFTGGGISTLGIFALGILPFINASIIIQLLTASLPVLEDLQKNEGEAGRRKIAQITRYVSLGWGFLQSIIFSLILRQYAIQGISETTFVLQTSIALVTGSMLVMWFSEIITEKGIGQGASLVIFLNIVSTLPKALSSTIEKAQTGDRGDVLGIAVLLGVFLLTIVGIIFVQEGARRIPIVSAKRQIGNSTLLPTRQSYLPLKLNAGGVMPIIFASALIFLPITIANVTGNPILIKLASSLNPGSSNPWPYALTFFSLILGFSYFYASLTINPVDVASNLKKGGVAIPGVRPGTNTANYLSGIQNRLTLLGGLFLGSVAIIPAAVERATNVQTFQGLGATSLLILVGVAIDTAKQIQTYVISQRYEGLINN from the coding sequence ATGTTTGTTAACAAAAGTAGAAATCCTAGCGCTTCTGAGATACTTTCCCAACTATTTTTAAATAAAGAGTTAAGAAGTAGAGTTTTAACAACTTTAGGTCTTCTTCTTTTAGTAAGACTTGGTATCTATATCCCTATGCCAGGAATTGATAGGGTTGCTTTTAAAAGTTTTATAGATCAAGGGGGGCAATTAATAGGTTTTTTAGATATTTTTACTGGAGGAGGAATTTCAACCCTTGGAATATTCGCTTTAGGTATACTTCCTTTTATAAACGCATCAATTATTATTCAGCTTCTCACAGCTTCGTTGCCTGTCCTTGAAGATCTACAAAAAAATGAAGGAGAAGCTGGAAGAAGAAAAATTGCTCAAATAACAAGATATGTTTCATTAGGATGGGGTTTTTTGCAAAGTATAATTTTTTCCTTGATTCTTAGACAATATGCTATTCAGGGGATAAGTGAAACTACATTTGTCTTACAAACTTCTATTGCCTTAGTTACTGGTTCAATGTTAGTTATGTGGTTCAGTGAAATTATTACGGAGAAAGGGATAGGTCAAGGCGCTTCACTTGTAATTTTTTTGAATATTGTTTCGACTCTACCTAAAGCTCTAAGTTCAACTATTGAGAAAGCACAAACTGGAGATAGAGGAGATGTTTTAGGTATAGCAGTTTTACTGGGAGTATTTTTATTAACAATTGTTGGGATCATTTTTGTCCAAGAGGGAGCAAGACGCATTCCAATTGTTAGCGCAAAAAGGCAAATAGGAAATTCAACACTACTTCCTACAAGGCAAAGTTATTTACCTTTGAAATTAAATGCAGGAGGAGTCATGCCTATCATATTTGCATCTGCTTTAATCTTTTTACCTATAACTATTGCAAATGTTACGGGCAATCCAATCTTAATAAAATTAGCTAGTAGTTTAAATCCAGGATCTTCTAATCCATGGCCATACGCTCTTACATTCTTCTCCTTGATTTTAGGGTTCTCCTATTTTTATGCATCTCTTACAATTAATCCAGTTGATGTAGCTTCAAATTTAAAGAAAGGAGGGGTAGCGATACCTGGAGTTAGACCAGGAACTAATACGGCAAACTATCTTTCAGGCATACAAAATAGGTTGACATTATTAGGAGGATTATTCCTAGGCTCAGTAGCAATAATTCCTGCCGCAGTAGAGAGAGCTACAAATGTCCAAACTTTTCAAGGTTTAGGAGCAACTTCATTACTTATTCTAGTGGGTGTTGCTATAGATACTGCTAAGCAAATTCAAACCTATGTTATTTCTCAAAGGTATGAGGGACTAATTAACAATTAA